Part of the Ficedula albicollis isolate OC2 chromosome 18, FicAlb1.5, whole genome shotgun sequence genome, TTGCTGTAACCTACTTAGAAAAAACCGATACAGGAGGCAGCCAGCTCTAATTGCTCCTGACCTTGCCCTCTCATCTTCTGGTGATTAAGAGGATTTCTTAGTATTGAGCAAACAGTCCAGAACACAATCAGAAATTTTCCTTGCTTCCACAGGCAACATTTACCTTACGTTAGTGAGAAATTAAGTACAAATTTCCCTAGCCTAAGTTTTCCAAAGCTGGACTAAATCTCCCTATGGCACTAAGtaagaggaattatttttccaggTTTGGGTCAGATTTACTGTAAGACAGGTACAGAGGCATTAGGAAGGGGATAATGTAAGTAGTATGATCATCTAGAACAGCTTGCTAAACAAAATCTGCTCAGACAGTGCAGAATTACACAAAAATAGGTCCTACACAAAGGTAATTAACCATAGAACCATATTTCCCTAGTTTAAAGCAACAGCACTCACACCTCCCCCTGGATATTCTCAAATCAGGAGTTTTCTAGTACCTGAATTCTACTTAAAAAACACTGCTGCAAGATTCTGAAAAGGATCTGGATTTTACTGTTTATTTCCTCCAACAACAGAAAGGGAAAACCAGTGCAATGTTTGGTGCACTTAACAAGAGGTTCTAAGAACTTCCCAGACACTTGTTTTATCTATGGCACCCACCAGCCAACTTCTTTTCATGCCCACAGATAACACAGCAAAGGTTGTATTCTCAATGACTGGGGAAGAAGGTTCCAATTGGCCTTAATAGCTTCATTCGCAAATTCACCAGGAAGATAAGGTTTTAATTCCTCACATTAGTTATatacaacaacaaaacactCTGGAAACAAGACTAAATTAGGCAaactaattttatattttaacaaTTTGATTCCAAGGGAATCAATTACTGTGAAAACTACCTGAACACTGcagattattaaaaatgtcattacTGTGTTTTACTGTGACAAGAACAGCCACACACAGCAATGCTGTTAATTTCTGAAAGTAACAATACAAAAGCTTAATTTATATAGATGCCTAAATCAAAAAAATCTGGCaaataaatagctttttttatttcaaggagAAGCCAGTTAGATgataatttacattttctacACCTCATTCTTTCTGATCCCAGTAGCTTGTTTCTTATTCTTTCACCTGTGTTACAGAGAGCAGAGTTGATACCTGAGTATTTTGTACAAGGCAGTACAACTATCAATACAGGACACAGCCAATAAATTATTTAACTGAAATTGTGTTCaatacaaaactatttttacCATTGTCCATCTACAATTCatagattattattattattagcaaCATCTACCCTATCATGAgttataaaaaatattctcaattAAAAAGTTCCTTTTGTGGCATACTGCACCTTTAAGCATAACACCTGTTCAGacataaacattttcaaatagAACAGGGACTTAGGTAGAGACCAGAAACTTTAAAACAACAAGTAAAGTGCAAACACTATTTTGTCACCCACTTTTCTTATGTCCTTTGTACTGTTGTGAtttagcttttttcttctgtttggatGAACTTGACTGGCTATCTCTTGATGctgcaaaaaaatgaaaaattcaaaatctatgcttattatttaaaaaaaatacactttagAATGTGTCAAAGCTGCTACACAGTTACAGAATTTTTGCTTAGTGACTGaacaaagacagaaatttaCTGTGGAAAACCAACTTGCATTACACTACTTAACATAAATGCTCTTATAAGCCTCTAATCAAAAAACCAGTTCTTGGAATGCATTTCATCAGTTATTATCACTTGATCTGACAGGACAAGTTGTGATGTAATAAATTAGATAGAACTTCTGCACAGGCTGAGTTCCACCAAGTTCAGGAAGTGAAACAGATACACTGGTAGTCTTAAAGCAATAGAAATTCTCAGTGAGCTCCTCCAGAACTGACAAGAGGCTTTTCCCCTGCATCAAATCAGCATCTTCTGGCAttgaaaaacagtaaaaaacacTCAGAAGTACTTTAGAAATCAAAGTGTGAAAGATTAGAACTTCCAGGCATTAGCAAGAGTTTCTTCTATTTCTGTCATGCTTGGGGACCTAACTGAAGAGGTTAGAAAAATGAGCCCCCATGAAATTCATTTCCATTATTGACAAAGCAAGACTCACACTGGggtgctggaggctggagctggtACCCAGTGAGCTGACACCACCCCACAGGATACAAGTCTGGGGACTCACAATCCACCCACTGATCATACTCATCCTCCCAGCCATCGAAGTGGATGCGCAGCAGCCGGTGGATGATGCGCGTCACCGTGGCCACGCACACCAGCCGAGGCTCCATCAGATCCACAGCCTCCAGCTTCATGCCAACATGGAAGCCATGGTTTGGAACTTCCTGGGGAAGCAAAGAATGCAAGCATCAGTAAACAGACATGTTCATTAGGATAGTTTAAGCACAGTGCTGAAATAGGGATTTCAATCAActtaatagagaaaaaaaccctgagtaTCATTGATGAAGTTTCCTCTGCATCTGTCTAACATTTCAGAAATGGCAACCTCTGTTTACTCAAATGGTTCTTATTTCTAAAAGTCTTAGTTTTTCAAATCTCTATTTAACAAATGGGTCCATGCCATGCAGTATgcaaaatgtaaagaaaatactAATTCCAGTACAGAGATATATAATTTAATTACCTTATTGAAGAGCTTTACTGGTGCTGCTATTGAGTCAGTTTCCCTGAGGTAGTCAAACCATTTAAAAGGGAGTTTTGCATAACCTGCAAATTTTAAACAACATTTTCATACATAAGCTGCAAACTTCATGTATaagaacaacagcaaaaatagaACATTGGGAGTGTGCTACAGCTAAAAAGATAACAAAAGTCAAACATTAGTATCAGAAACTTCCACTCTCTGAACTTTGATCTAAGTGACAAACAGCCACCTGGACATTGCTCATTTGCAATAAACAAGAAGAACAAAGCACTGGGTAACATCGTTTAAGATTAATCACTAAAACTGGAAGCTTTTTGTCCACACAGATTCTTATCTCTACAAATGCCCTACACAAATGACCCAGAATAGATGATGGAATTAAGAACACAGTTTCTTCCCTGTGGGGAAACAGCTGCACTACTGAAACACTTAAAATGTCAGGAACAGAATGGTAAGAATAAACATGGGTATTCTAGAAGTTTAATAAGGGTAAAAATAGCATTAATATgtaatatggaaaaaattagagtatttaaaaagtcttataataaagggaagaaaataaccTCTCAAAAATATATGTAGCTGCTACTGAATATGCATAAAACACAGGAATATCTTTTCCTCTGGGCAACTTCAACAACTGCTTAAACTAATAATTCTCTAATTCTAGCTGGAGCAACAACAGCCTGGaggatttctctgcagcagtgtgCAGTGATGGACATCCTGAAAATCCGCAGTGCAGTGGGCATGGCATGGGAGCTGCAGAAGAGGTCTGACTCTCACCTCTGTGGAGGCAGAGGGCTGCCACACTCAGTACCCACAGCTCAAAATTCAACCCCATCCCTCAAAATGCCTAAGCATCTTCATCTTCTACTGATTTCAACATGGGATGAAGATATTTGGGAGGAATGAGCCTTGCAAAATCCAATGATTTCATAGCAACTGAAGTTATCCACAATGCTAAATGCAACTTGGATAAGAGTGCACACACTGGCTATGGAATAATCTCCATGAACAAATGCAGCTGGAGAGCAAATCAATAATAATGGCAATACTGTATCAGTTCTGcatattaatgtttttcttctcaatgTAACATTCCTCTGCTACACCAATATATTTATACTCAAGATCATCACACCCAGAAAATGTGCACATGGGCCTTGTCAGACCAGGCAGAATTAAGAAACTGTCCATTTTCCAGCCCATaatttggaaagcaaaatacCCTTCCTGTTAGAGCTAAGGAGCTTTGACCACTTTGATcctattaaaaatgttaatgcaCATTATGCTCTGTATTTTACTGCTAGTAATTAGTTCCAAATGACTTTTGGATTATTGCATGTGTGATTGATAACCACCTCTCTGATGACACAGGGCTTAGGAAAACtgcagtaaaaggaaaaatgtacaTGGAGGTAAATAATTAGGTTGCCATGATACAAGGAACACTAAATATAAATGTGCTAACAACAAAATCCACATTCTGAAAGTGTTTCAAGAGTGAAGAGGCAGTCTCATCACCAAAGACAAGTTTTTCTCCTACTCTGTCTCATCCGTTTCATACACTTATTTCTAAATTGATAGATACATACTGATACACAAGCATTTCCTCCCATAAAAAACTTCTATTGCACGAGTCTCTGCACCTCAGATTTTTGAGGGATGCTGGTGCCCAGGAATTTCTAGGCAATAAATCCACAAAATGAgctgactgaaaaataaaactgaatctGTATAACTGCACTTTTCATACTTTTCATAGGGTGACAGAGTTGTCACTgtacaacaacaaaaatgacatgaaattactttctttatATTGCATTATACTGGAGTTATTACCTAGGAAAATAATCCATTAAATACAAGTAGAAGTCTGCAAGAATGAGAATGGAgggaaaaacccacagaaaatcATTGTCCTCTGCTGTTATACAACTATGATCCTCTTAAAAAGTGCCAGATCAAggcaaaaaatgggaaaagggagataAAGTCTTCTGTAGGAACATGTGCTTGTGAAAAGACAGCTTTTCCTCATAGGGAGGTTTATTCAGTGTATTACTGAAGTTCAAGTTTGTGTATAGCCTTCCAAAAATTGACTGGTATAGTTGTGAATTAGCTTAAGATTCTTTACAGTTCATGGTTCATTTTGCTTCATTGTTCATTGTTTTGGTGGCCAGGATTTCCCAACCAGTGACACTTTCTGAAGAGCCCTTTTAGTGACTTCCACACTTCCCACTGACTAAGTGGAATCCTTAATTTCTGACagcaaatgcaaataatttcagcCGGTAATTAATCTAATTTCTCCAAAATGAAGAGTTGGCTACCTCTGGTTTAGATTACTTCAAAGTAAAGCTGCTGTATTTGTTTCAGACTTGAGAAAGTCCTAAGAAGTGACCTGAATTTTGTAGGCTGAGTTAAGAAACAAAGCATATGGTACATGCAGTATCACTGAGCAATATTCACAATAAAAGGTGTCAGAATGCTACCTGTACCTCTCGGTGGAGTTAGTTCAATCATGTTAATTTCACAGAAACCAACAGGGAAAATAGAAGGGGAAGTGGCATGGTAACAAAACCAATCAGACCCATCTGCTGCTTCTGAGCCATCAATCCCAATCATAAGATAGCCATCTGCTAACACCTtggtaaagagaaaaaaaattccacattaAATACCTTCAGCTGGGTGAGAAAGCTAGAAAGAAAGCATGCCATGTTTCAAGAGTGAAAGCAACTCAATAATAATGGCAGCACACTTAGAAGGACATTCAATTATAACAAAAACCCTCCAAATCATGCCTGTCTCCAGGACTGGGAATATAACTGTTACAGGTACCTTTGATAACTGCAAAGTTATGAGATCAACAGCTCCTTTTTCTGATctccagtttatttttcttgtgaacATCAGCTCTACTTCTAAAGCTAACTCAGTCTATTGTTCAGCTTGCAAGGATATTCAGTACACCATTACTGAAAATCGTAACCATTCTGCTCTTCACTGGAAAGGTTAAACAATTCAGCTAAGctgctttttacattttctcttttagagCAGATTTCACATGGATTGGCTCCCTTTTAAACAAGCCAAGAAAGAAGGACAGCCTTAAAATATCTTCATAGACTTCTCCAAGTCAGCAAGATGAGGTTTGGTTTTGAACAGTTGCAAAACAGTTGGTATAAttagcagaatatttttctgcaaattcaTCTCACAAGCACATTCTAATTAAAGGTAAGGCTGAATTTCCAGAGATTAAAGTCAAATTTACACGAACACATTTTCATAGCAGTTGTATATGAACAACTGACAGATATTGCCCATTCACTGTGTGAAGGAACTCCACTAATTTTGGATTTGAGGCTTTTGTTTCAAGCCTGAATAAAGGTGAGGGAAAAAGGAttcctccctgcctccccaaAACATACATTTGCTCTCTTACCTTCCTGATAGTTGCCACACATATTGCTGAAAGGTTTAGGGGGTCTATAGCTTCCAATTTCATTCCTTCTTTAAACCACTCTCCAGCTGCATCAACCTCTTTTACCtaaaagaatcacagaacagcagaaacaaagaattTAATGAGCCTGGAACAAAACACACCCCCACACTGCCAAAGCAACAGACTGAAATATCTGTTCTACCAGCTCTGCTTGTATCAAAGAGGTCAGACTGgacaataaaagcagaaatgcttgTGCTGGGCCAGGATGTAAATAGAATTTCAGGTATGGCTTACACACAACAGGAACTAAGGACCTTAACTCTGCAAAGATTGCTCTAGCTACTGAACTCACCTTCATAAATAAGTGTGGGGGTGCATCAAAATGTCCATCCTGTTTCTTTGTAATATCTACAAGGAagaatagtaataataatactatAATATTGCTCAGAAGTTTTGTTCACAGAGCAAACAAtatgtttttctgaatgttaATCAACACCACACAATAACTGATGTGGGAGACCCACAGTTTATAGGAACACTACTACAAAAATCAAGAGGACATCATCCATCCATTTTCCTTGCTGACTTCAACCTGAGCTGCCTCTATAACACAATCATCATTTATGGAAAAACTCAATATCCAGTATTTACAAAACCATTTGATTAGACACAAAATTGAGGAAAGTATTACATAGAAGCTTTTGCAAAAAATTGGCAGGTAAACTACTTTGCACTATGCTATGACAGAAAattgcatatatatttatatatttatttaattacataTAATAactttaaatacatatatatatgtgtgtgtgtgtatctatatctatctgTTTATAAATGGTGCAGAGAAACTTGAAGCATTAGGAAAACTGAAGGCCTTTCCCTGAAGGGAAACCTTGTGGAATGCTTTACAGGAATTCTGTCTGTCACAAGAGATACCAGCTCtaagagaaataataaaaaacctagaattttttttttgtttagaagCCTTAACTATTTCAAATGacaatttcttttgtattttaggTAACAAAGGCCTTAATTGTGTCCCTTCTATCAGACTTCActttcccagcccattccctaATACCCTCTAAATCACATAATTActgcaatataaaatattagACAGTCTTTAAACTTGCAAGTAAATAGAAATTCTGTATCTACTAGGATACTTGTCCATGTTGAATTGTACAAAAAAGGAGTTAGATGTGAAGAAACTAGGAGTTTGTGAAGCAGGGCTGTGATTCCAGGTATCAACATGAAAAGTGAAGTTTATCATGCTTGAATTGTGCAGTTAAAGGTTTTTCTGCCTACAGTTTGCTGACCTCTGTTAATCATTGAATCTTCTAAGCACTACAAATCAACCTAAAGGTTATTGTGGCTTTCCACTGCTGTGTAATATGTTAATTATAATTTCAACTGAAACTGAgtgtaataaaattaaaacccTGGGCCACAttacacagcattttaaagcatCATTATTCAAGGTAGTTTCACTAATTGTATAAAGCAACAGAACTGCTTAACCCAAACTCCTCCCAGCCAACACTGCCCACAAAAGACCTCTAACCCAAACCAAACTTACCAGATCTTTTGAACCTGTGTCCTATACTTCGAGACCAGCCAATATGATGAATGAGTGGACTGTACATATGGCACCAGAAGTCATCAGTTTTGTCCTCACTCTCCTCATACACCAGCCTGAGGCGGCCCCCGATGACACTCTCCACCACCGCCACCCTCGTCCGGCACAGGTGCGTCTTGTCCACCACTTCCACCCTCATGCAAGTTTTGAATGGGTACTGCATACTCTCAGACACCTTGAGGCAACACAAATACGCGCTCCGTGAGCACGCCCTCAAACATGCGCTCCGTGAGCATGCCCTCAAACACACACACTGAGAACGCCCTCTGGTTTTCCATTTCCTGTTCATTAAAACACAGTATTGACGCACTTGTCATTTAATTGAACGACTTGTTAATCAACCTGGAGAAATgacaaattatttctcttctatTTCATTGTaacaaagtatttcagaaaacttAGAATAGATGCCACAATGCTTTAATTATTTCAAGATCATCCCTTAAGATGAGATACAATTCTCACTTAAATTCAAGGAATTTTCCACTGACATAATGAAAGTTTGTTCGGTTGTTAACAATGGGTGAAGTTACCTTGAGAAACAACTTAAACAAGAAAATCCAcattaatttttgttcttgctttgtCATCCACtcaaaatacagcattttaaaaacaggattaaaatacttcattttaaggcatggaaaaaaaaaccttcaacaTAATTAAAGCTGGCCATTTACAAACATTATTcttcaaaatacacaaaagaaaggaaacagatgTTAATCTGCTTTGTGAAAACAGACTGTGTTTAAAAATCAGTATCTGTCACTTGCCATTTTCATTACCAGCTCTCCAAAAGAGAGATTGTGCCAATTTAATCTGGCTTTTAACTGaaccaattttaaaataaaaattaacaactgcagaaaagctttttggttgttttttaaacattacaTACAGTGTAAAACAACAAATTAAGTCTCATATTTCTACTAAGAACTGTATGCACCATCATCTCAATACTGGTAAGTAAATTTACCAATACAGCACAATCTACAGCACTGTACTGCCACACCTAAAGACACGACTAAGACAGAAAGAAACCTAGTCtagagtaggaaaaaaaatactagtaTTTAAAAGTATGATCTTTATTCCTTCCACATCCATACTACACTAACATATCTTGTTCACTTTCTTGAAATAGTCCATGATAAAAATCATTCCTGaatcagaaaaatcagttttcaattttttttacatatcaCAGAGTATGAGCACTTTTCATAAATATCATGAGGACTTCTGggttttctgtggattttttaaatgaagtattgaaaaattaaaacagactAACTAGTTTTTACAGAAAGCTATTCTTTCTAGAGCAAACAGTTTTCCAAATACATACTGACAAGTATAGGCATAACTGGAGAAGGGATTCCAAGGAAAACTGTATCTAAGGGAAGAAACTACTGTATCTCCTTCACTGCAAGAGGAGCTAATGTAccactgtaaaatatttcagttcttcacagtgtgctgcagttttctttACAGAACATCATTGCTACTGCATCAGCCTTACCTTCTGAGAAAAGTCAGGAGGAAGTGTTTTGGCACCAGTAAGTCGTTTCACTAGAAAAGCTTTCCAGTTTGTGTATTTGTGCTGGATGGCTGTTgcaaatgaaggggaaaaaaataagccaCTGATTTTTAATTGTGCCTGTTAAGAGACAATACTAGAGTCTGGAACATGTAAAGAAATCCCAGATGACTATTAAAAGGCCTAGATGACAGTAATGACAAAAAGCGTCTTTAGAGAAGGAATGGTACCCAAGATTAAATTTATGGACCAGGGTAAAGAATTTAATAACAAAGTGTAAATAAAATCAGTGCACATTCCCATTACTGATTAGCCAACTGCTGCCACCCTGACCTCAAAAGCTTTGAGTTGCATCAGATGGGCTAATCCAAGAAAAACTTTCAGCATCAGTCAAGCTCTCATTTTTCCACAGgttaaaattataaattcatAACTGTTGAAAGAGTCCTTATGGTAGAAGAATACTTTGATATCTGGGCCATGAGCAAATTCAGTTTAATGAAGAGACTTTGAAATCAATCAATAAGGCTACTATTTACATACTTCGAGGAGGAACTAAGGGCTTCCCACTGGTTGCACACCAACCAACTGGGTGGATGTCAGACCCACAAATGTTGCACCAGAAGTCAAGACTTGAATCATTTTCAAAGCCTTCATATCTCAGCAGAGCATTGTAGCCtgaaagaaagcatttaaaaaaatacaagagtGAAACAGGATTATAAAATATGTATGAGTATTTCTTGATCAATCATCATGTACATTACATTGGCtttctaaatataatttttaatagctAGGGTTTTTTTACTGCACATTTCTGGATGCTATTAATGCACAGAATGGATTACTCTGATAAATGGGCACGTATTATCATGTaagtaaatttaaataaaattcttgaACTATAATCCTTTACAAATTGTACATAAGAGGACAAAATTAATTATGCACAGTATCTGCTTTTTCATAACTTACATCTGTGACCTTGAATTTGTAACTTTTTACCAAGGCAAGTGATTCACAGAATGAGGTTTCTTGACAACTCCtatctgctctgcactgctcttaCTGCGCTCTGaggcaatattaaaaaaaccaaaccgaGGACAAACATTCTCAGGCATCACAGCAGCAAGTCTAGAACAGTGACAATGAGTAGAACAGCACTACAATGTGTAACCTAcagccagagctctggcagcctcaccAGTGTCAGCATTACACTCATCAGGTGATCACTGACTATAGTATTTGATCCcttcacattattttaatttcaactAAAACACATTTACCTGCTAATTTTACAATTCCAGCTATCCAGAAGACTTTGGTAGGCAGGTTGCAGTCAGTGTTTGGAACCTCCACTCGAACTCCTTCTGCAATATCACCCCAGCAAGTCCCCATGGGTGCCTGTCAAGGTTGGGGTTAAAAAGTCATTAGCTCACCACgtgaaaatactaattttttttatctcagtGTTCTACAAGCAACTTAAGAAGACATAACATTccatatacatatacatataacAAACATATGGTTAGAAACCACTGTTTCTATGAGAATCtgctttggttttgatttgaCAACTACGTGTAATACTGTAATTGTATCCAATTATTCCTGtgtatttactgaaaaaaacctatAGCACTCCAAGTTTAGACAGCAGTTAAGCACAAGTACAAATTGTACATTCTCAAAGGTCAGTTTTATTCTATGATGTTTCAATTAGGAAGAAACTACTGCTGTTAGCAGGAACGGTAGAAATTGCTGTGCAATTCTACTTGCAAGAAAATCATGGTACCTGTAGCACAGACATCAAAACCTTTAAATTCTGCAAGTCAGGCATGCTGCTGGAAGAATgcctaaaaattatttctttaatctaTTATGATGATTTATTATGGTGGGGTTTATCACCCACTGGTTCACATGCTCTCAGAGGAAGAGGCTTTCACATCACCTGCAAACAATCACTCCACTGAGCAGGCAAAGAGAACAGAAGGCTCCGAGTGGCACCTTTTTAATGAACACCAGAAGGAAAGGCACAGCAAGATCCCTCACACTGTCCCATGTGAGGAATATGTCAGGAACAAGGAGGAATATCTGCCTGATGAATTTGTAAGGGTTTGCAGAAGCTGGTgatagaaattatatttaatttgctATCACCAAAAGAACATCTTCTTGAACAGAGCATCATGAAATGTCAGTCAAAGATGATATTGCAGATACCAGAAATGCACAGTACTGAAGAACCTAAATTCTTAACAGTAACTCAACCAAAGTTACATTGGTAACAAGCCAGAAAATTTCTCAGTCTGCATTAAATTTGAGACTACTCAGGAAAGAGAGATTCAGATTTTGGCTGTTTTATAACAACAGTCACA contains:
- the MBTD1 gene encoding MBT domain-containing protein 1 isoform X7, coding for MFDGYDSCSEDTSSSSSSDESEEEVAPLPSSLPIIKNNGQVYTYPDGKSGMATCEMCGMVGVRDAFYSKTKRFCSVSCSRSYSSNSKKASILARLQGKPPTKKSKVLQKQPLVAKLAAYAQYQATLQNQAKTKAAVPVEGFSWGNYINSNSFTAAPVTCFKHAPMGTCWGDIAEGVRVEVPNTDCNLPTKVFWIAGIVKLAGYNALLRYEGFENDSSLDFWCNICGSDIHPVGWCATSGKPLVPPRTIQHKYTNWKAFLVKRLTGAKTLPPDFSQKVSESMQYPFKTCMRVEVVDKTHLCRTRVAVVESVIGGRLRLVYEESEDKTDDFWCHMYSPLIHHIGWSRSIGHRFKRSDITKKQDGHFDAPPHLFMKVKEVDAAGEWFKEGMKLEAIDPLNLSAICVATIRKVLADGYLMIGIDGSEAADGSDWFCYHATSPSIFPVGFCEINMIELTPPRGYAKLPFKWFDYLRETDSIAAPVKLFNKEVPNHGFHVGMKLEAVDLMEPRLVCVATVTRIIHRLLRIHFDGWEDEYDQWVDCESPDLYPVGWCQLTGYQLQPPAPQSSRDSQSSSSKQKKKAKSQQYKGHKKMTSLQLKEELLDGEEYSFLQGTSDHESNGSASYYIKQEP
- the MBTD1 gene encoding MBT domain-containing protein 1 isoform X6 encodes the protein MFDGYDSCSEDTSSSSSSDESEEEVAPLPSSLPIIKNNGQVYTYPDGKSGMATCEMCGMVGVRDAFYSKTKRFCSVSCSRSYSSNSKKASILARLQVAGKPPTKKSKVLQKQPLVAKLAAYAQYQATLQNQAKTKAAVPVEGFSWGNYINSNSFTAAPVTCFKHAPMGTCWGDIAEGVRVEVPNTDCNLPTKVFWIAGIVKLAGYNALLRYEGFENDSSLDFWCNICGSDIHPVGWCATSGKPLVPPRTIQHKYTNWKAFLVKRLTGAKTLPPDFSQKVSESMQYPFKTCMRVEVVDKTHLCRTRVAVVESVIGGRLRLVYEESEDKTDDFWCHMYSPLIHHIGWSRSIGHRFKRSDITKKQDGHFDAPPHLFMKVKEVDAAGEWFKEGMKLEAIDPLNLSAICVATIRKVLADGYLMIGIDGSEAADGSDWFCYHATSPSIFPVGFCEINMIELTPPRGYAKLPFKWFDYLRETDSIAAPVKLFNKEVPNHGFHVGMKLEAVDLMEPRLVCVATVTRIIHRLLRIHFDGWEDEYDQWVDCESPDLYPVGWCQLTGYQLQPPAPQSSRDSQSSSSKQKKKAKSQQYKGHKKMTSLQLKEELLDGEEYSFLQGTSDHESNGSASYYIKQEP